The Salmo trutta chromosome 27, fSalTru1.1, whole genome shotgun sequence genome includes the window GGTTAGCCTGTAAACCACCGTCGTGTCTCTCCGGGCTGGCCGCCACCATCGGAGTGCCCGTCATTCCCTGGATATTCTGCAGATAGTCCCAGAGAAACTGATCGTCATATAAAGTTTAAAATTAGCACGTCAACATTAACCCAACAACATAAACACAACATTAGGTATTTAGAATATGATGGAAATGTTTATGCGTAACGATCATgttgacacgtgtgtgtgtgtgtgtgtgtgtgtgagtgtgtgtgtgtgtgtgtgtggcctaaataaataaaaaataatagcaAGTTATGCGCCTGCGTGTGGATATATCTCACGCATCCACAGGCAGACGTATAGGACCGTGTCTCCGTTTCTATTTCACCTCAAATTATTTCATGAAAACAAATGACCAGACAAGAATAGAAGTATTATAATGAAACAGTTACAACAGCTACCAGCATTTTCCGACCGATAAGAACACCACTGTTTTGAATCCTTTATTGAAATAAAGATCAGACAGGGTCCTCACCGTTTTGTCGTTGGGCTGTTGTTGCTGTAACTGTTTCATCAGAATACTCCTCTTCTTGTCCTTGCAACGCTTGTTTTGGAACCAGACCCGGATGACTCGGGGACTGAGACCGGTCATCTCGACAAGCTGCTCCTTCATCAGAGCGTCTGGTCGGGGATTTGCGTTGTAGCAGGTCCGCAACGTGTGGAGCTGTTTTTCGTTAAGAACAGTCCGGACGCGTGTTGTCTTCTCCGGTTGTTTGTGAACGTGTGGTCGGAGCACGGGTTGTCTGGCTGATATTGGTTCTGCTGTTGAGAAACAGAAAaggaaatacaaaataaaatattatttatcAGGTATATAAAGACACTGTGTTGGATACTAAAATTGAGATTACAAAAACGTAGACTCTGAAAAGTATACCAGTACAGTAACTCATGGTAGCCTCCAAAACAGCACCTAGTATGGAGTATCCATTCAGCGTGATGTTATCCGGGTCTCATGGTAATGTGTTATTACATCAGCTATCAACCAACTCTATGCTTGACCTATCATTATCACTGCTGTTCGCATTTCAGTTGTCCAAACTTATATTAGGCCTACATTTTTTTCCATTGAAGTCACTGAGCGTTTGGGCCAGTAACaggaaaggttgctggatcgaatccacgagctgacaaggtaaaataaaacacaaaaaaaatctgtcgttctacccggTGAGCAAGGCTGTTCCACCGGGAGCGGAAAACGTGGATGTCGATTTTAGACAGCCCCCCCTCGccgcatctctctgattcagaggggttgggttaaacgcggaagacacatttcggttgtatgcattcagttgtacaactgtttaggtatcccccctttcccatTTGATAGACAGTGTTTAAAATGTCATTTAAATCAACAACAAGAGAAAGAGCATTGTCATGTATCATAGTTTATAGAGATAGCCTACCACTGGGATTTTGAATGAACACCTAACATCGTTACCTTATTACGCATGGATAGGCTATACTTAGATATTAGCCTCtatatcatttattttttacttttagtgAAAGTGCATTCATGTCACTTTTAGCATATATGTCTAAATTACTTGTATTGGAAAAGGGGGTCAATATTTTGCTGCGTTAAACGTGGACCATGGCGCAGGCAATGGGAAAGAGTGAACTGTCAAATACgttgttttaaaaatatatatatgtatttatagatACATAAAAGTCGAAAAGGATTCTCACTAGATTGGTACAATACCTTTTAATTTAATAATTCAATTAAGAACGAAGTCTCGTCAAAATATTGCTGTGGCCATCTGCCCGAGCTTCGGTTATCTAGTCTGTTTTTCAATCCGGCCATAACGTCAGCACTAACTGTGACTATCGGTTACACATAGGCCTAACATGTATGCAGTCTGAGGAAATAGTACATCCGACAATATAAAGTGCATGGCCAACTAACTGGGCTTGTCTAATTCACCCTAAAGAGCCACATAATACAATCACATCATATATTGTGACACGTTTACATTTAATCAAGGCTTTAGGCCCCTTAAATTTCAGTACAAACACGATATATCATTTTCATCTTTATATATGTAGACTGGCGATACTTCCGAAACATCTAACCaagtcaaacaaacaaacaaacaccatTTATATTCCCTCATAATTCAACTGGAACTATGTAAAGAAAGCCGTTGTTCACATATTCTCCCTCTTGTGAGGTACCTTGACAAAGAGCACTAGCAAATGCGAATGATTTCATAAGTGACATGCACCACACTATTGACCTAATAATAATCAAatatatacaatacaatacaaatataTACAATGTATACAATCACAAATGaggattttttaattttttattaattaaaggtttaattaatacattttttttttaaatcctcatttGTGATTCACAATAACTTCGTGCCGCTTATTGTATCAAGTAATGTAGGCTATATATATATTCATGACATATAAACAACTATATTAGCCAATAGTAatataggctatatatatatatattcatgatTTATAAACAACTATATTAGCCAATAGTAatataggctatatatatatatattcatgatGTATAAACAACTATATTAGCCAATAGTAatataggctatatatatatattcatgacATATAAACAACTAtattagccaatagaaatatAAGCTATATTAATGACATATAAACAACTATAATAGCCAATAGAAatataggctatatatatatatatatatatatatatattcatgacATATAAACAACTATATTAGCCAATAGTAatataggctatatatatatatatatatatatatatatatatatatatatatatatatatatatatatatatatatatatatatatatatatatatatatatatatatatattcatgacATATAAACAACTATATTAGCCAATAGATGCGCAAATCATATTCAGATGATTCCAGAATGTATTTAGAGTTAAACGTGTTCATTGAAACGCAGCCCCTACTGTTGAAATAAACTCGCTACATCAAGACAAGATACTCCCATGAAACGTTTCGTGGTAtctgtttatatatatatgttcgTATTGTGTCACGGACATTGGAAAAACGCAGACcaattaaaaaaaacgtttttatcGACGATGTTACTATACATTCATCGGTGTCTTTATGTGCTCAATATTAAcagcctgtattcacaaagaatGCCCGTTGTCTGAAAACAAAGTTTTCAACTAATACATCATCAACCAAATGACCAAACACCAACAACACATATACAAGCCAACtgaaagcaacaacaacaacaacaacaaaacaaccctTGCCATTGATATAAATTGTTAACCTACCTGCCATTTGTAAAGGTCTGGCCGGGTGGAGGGGGCTGAGGGGGTCTCCGACGCCCATTGTTGCCCGCTCCACGACGTCATGGTCGGCCCGGCAGAACAAGCCATCCTCCCTCAGAGCGAACTCGTCCCCCGGGATGAGCTGTCGGCTGCAGGCCACACACCGAAAACACTCGATATGGTACACCTTGGAGCGAGCTCTCATCACGAAGTCATTCTTGCTGAAACCGATGTTACATTTAGCGCATTTTATCCCGTATAACCTAgagaggggttaggagagagagattgggtgACCGGTTAGAGAGTCAGCTAACGGTGTCACCAAGGCCCACTGTTAGGCTAATACTGTCTCTGGGCAGCAGACATAATAGGACAAGCAGAagggcagatttttttttattaaagcaGGAATGTTAGACCTGAATATTTAGTTATGTTTATACCACATGAGATGACTTGAAACCCGTGTAAAATAGTACATTAGTAAAAACAAAGCACAGACCTATTCTGTGGTAACAGAGAAGAATGGAACAAATATCATGAGCGTAGAGATATAGACCCTAGTATAACTCTAAATATTCCTAGAAGACTTATTGTAACATTATTatgattataattattatttac containing:
- the LOC115165047 gene encoding insulin gene enhancer protein isl-1 isoform X4, coding for MGDMGDPPKKKRLISLCVGCGDQIHDQYILRVSPDLEWHAACLKCAECNQYLDESCTCFVRDGKTYCKRDYVRLYGIKCAKCNIGFSKNDFVMRARSKVYHIECFRCVACSRQLIPGDEFALREDGLFCRADHDVVERATMGVGDPLSPLHPARPLQMAEPISARQPVLRPHVHKQPEKTTRVRTVLNEKQLHTLRTCYNANPRPDALMKEQLVEMTGLSPRVIRVWFQNKRCKDKKRSILMKQLQQQQPNDKTNIQGMTGTPMVAASPERHDGGLQANPVEVQSYQPPWKVLSDFALQSDMDQPAFQQLVHFSEGGPGSNSTGSEVASMSSQLPDTPNSMVSSPIEA
- the LOC115165047 gene encoding insulin gene enhancer protein isl-1 isoform X3, producing MGDMGDPPKKKRLISLCVGCGDQIHDQYILRVSPDLEWHAACLKCAECNQYLDESCTCFVRDGKTYCKRDYVRLYGIKCAKCNIGFSKNDFVMRARSKVYHIECFRCVACSRQLIPGDEFALREDGLFCRADHDVVERATMGVGDPLSPLHPARPLQMAAEPISARQPVLRPHVHKQPEKTTRVRTVLNEKQLHTLRTCYNANPRPDALMKEQLVEMTGLSPRVIRVWFQNKRCKDKKRSILMKQLQQQQPNDKTNIQGMTGTPMVAASPERHDGGLQANPVEVQSYQPPWKVLSDFALQSDMDQPAFQQLVHFSEGGPGSNSTGSEVASMSSQLPDTPNSMVSSPIEA
- the LOC115165047 gene encoding insulin gene enhancer protein isl-1 isoform X1, with amino-acid sequence MGDMGDPPKKKRLISLCVGCGDQIHDQYILRVSPDLEWHAACLKCAECNQYLDESCTCFVRDGKTYCKRDYVRLYGIKCAKCNIGFSKNDFVMRARSKVYHIECFRCVACSRQLIPGDEFALREDGLFCRADHDVVERATMGVGDPLSPLHPARPLQMAAEPISARQPVLRPHVHKQPEKTTRVRTVLNEKQLHTLRTCYNANPRPDALMKEQLVEMTGLSPRVIRVWFQNKRCKDKKRSILMKQLQQQQPNDKTFLWDYLQNIQGMTGTPMVAASPERHDGGLQANPVEVQSYQPPWKVLSDFALQSDMDQPAFQQLVHFSEGGPGSNSTGSEVASMSSQLPDTPNSMVSSPIEA
- the LOC115165047 gene encoding insulin gene enhancer protein isl-1 isoform X2, giving the protein MGDMGDPPKKKRLISLCVGCGDQIHDQYILRVSPDLEWHAACLKCAECNQYLDESCTCFVRDGKTYCKRDYVRLYGIKCAKCNIGFSKNDFVMRARSKVYHIECFRCVACSRQLIPGDEFALREDGLFCRADHDVVERATMGVGDPLSPLHPARPLQMAEPISARQPVLRPHVHKQPEKTTRVRTVLNEKQLHTLRTCYNANPRPDALMKEQLVEMTGLSPRVIRVWFQNKRCKDKKRSILMKQLQQQQPNDKTFLWDYLQNIQGMTGTPMVAASPERHDGGLQANPVEVQSYQPPWKVLSDFALQSDMDQPAFQQLVHFSEGGPGSNSTGSEVASMSSQLPDTPNSMVSSPIEA